Proteins found in one Populus alba chromosome 14, ASM523922v2, whole genome shotgun sequence genomic segment:
- the LOC118051727 gene encoding protein FAR1-RELATED SEQUENCE 5 isoform X2 has product MSQSQLDENASASMSEDGDMDQIVESSNGKELAISDASSDMEPCVGMEFESEEAAKVFYDAYATHVGFIMRVDAFRRSMRDGKVVWRRLVCNKEGFRKLRPRRSENRKPRAVTREGCKAMIVVKKEKAGKWVVTRFVKEHNHPLVPTPANGRRTVLLSQTPISFSCPCNKSCLVPAS; this is encoded by the exons ATGTCTCAATCACAAC TGGATGAAAACGCTTCTGCTTCTATGAGTGAAGATGGAGACATGGATCAAATTGTGGAGAGTTCTAATGGTAAAGAGTTGGCAATTAGTGATGCAAGTTCTGATATGGAACCATGTGTAGGCATGGAGTTTGAGTCTGAAGAGGCTGCCAAGGTGTTCTATGATGCATATGCGACGCATGTGGGATTTATCATGCGCGTCGATGCATTTCGACGATCAATGCGTGATGGGAAGGTTGTTTGGCGTCGACTTGTTTGCAATAAAGAAGGATTTCGTAAGTTAAGACCTAGAAGAAGTGAAAACAGGAAACCTCGAGCAGTCACAAGAGAAGGGTGTAAGGCAATGATAGTTGTGAAGAAAGAGAAAGCAGGAAAATGGGTTGTAACAAGATTTGTAAAGGAGCACAATCATCCCTTGGTACCTACACCCGCTAATGGTCGGCGGACTGTGCTTTTATCTCAAACACCG ATTAGTTTTTCGTGCCCTTGCAATAAGTCATGCCTTGTTCCTGCTAGTTGA
- the LOC118051727 gene encoding protein FAR1-RELATED SEQUENCE 2 isoform X1, which produces MSQSQLDENASASMSEDGDMDQIVESSNGKELAISDASSDMEPCVGMEFESEEAAKVFYDAYATHVGFIMRVDAFRRSMRDGKVVWRRLVCNKEGFRKLRPRRSENRKPRAVTREGCKAMIVVKKEKAGKWVVTRFVKEHNHPLVPTPANGRRTVLLSQTPDEKDVKIRELTAELQRERKRSAAYQEQLDMVLRDMEEHSNHLSRNIDDIVQSVKEIESRR; this is translated from the exons ATGTCTCAATCACAAC TGGATGAAAACGCTTCTGCTTCTATGAGTGAAGATGGAGACATGGATCAAATTGTGGAGAGTTCTAATGGTAAAGAGTTGGCAATTAGTGATGCAAGTTCTGATATGGAACCATGTGTAGGCATGGAGTTTGAGTCTGAAGAGGCTGCCAAGGTGTTCTATGATGCATATGCGACGCATGTGGGATTTATCATGCGCGTCGATGCATTTCGACGATCAATGCGTGATGGGAAGGTTGTTTGGCGTCGACTTGTTTGCAATAAAGAAGGATTTCGTAAGTTAAGACCTAGAAGAAGTGAAAACAGGAAACCTCGAGCAGTCACAAGAGAAGGGTGTAAGGCAATGATAGTTGTGAAGAAAGAGAAAGCAGGAAAATGGGTTGTAACAAGATTTGTAAAGGAGCACAATCATCCCTTGGTACCTACACCCGCTAATGGTCGGCGGACTGTGCTTTTATCTCAAACACCG GATGAGAAAGATGTAAAGATTCGAGAATTGACTGCTGAGCTACAACGAGAGCGAAAGCGATCTGCAGCTTATCAAGAACAGCTTGATATGGTTCTGAGAGATATGGAGGAGCATTCCAATCACTTATCAAGAAACATTGATGACATAGTTCAAAGTGTAAAAGAAATCGAATCAAGGAGGTAG
- the LOC118051728 gene encoding protein FAR1-RELATED SEQUENCE 5, with translation MDLDKGVVDTSTCRVEEEETVGDGIAEPDVGMEFESEDAARRFYTEYARRVGFVVRVMQRRRSGIDGRTLARRLGCNKQGFSPNHRTDVGPDKKPRPSARDGCKATILVKMEKSGKWVVTRFEKDHNHPLVVTTSGFSSSGDKDKKIEELTQELEHQEQLCETYREKLLSFMNNVVEEAEELASKIQVIVDSVRKVEWEVQKFSRHG, from the exons A TGGATTTGGACAAGGGTGTCGTTGACACTTCTACTTGTCGtgtcgaagaagaagaaactgtTGGAGATGGAATTGCAGAACCGGATGTTGGTATGGAATTTGAATCTGAAGATGCTGCCAGGAGATTCTACACAGAGTATGCCAGACGGGTAGGATTTGTTGTGCGTGTTATGCAACGTCGACGTTCGGGGATTGATGGAAGAACTCTTGCTCGTCGTCTTGGATGTAACAAACAGGGTTTTTCTCCTAATCACAGGACTGATGTTGGCCCGGACAAGAAGCCTAGGCCCAGTGCACGAGATGGCTGCAAAGCTACAATCTTGGTTAAAATGGAAAAGTCTGGAAAATGGGTGGTTACTAGATTTGAAAAGGATCATAATCATCCTTTAGTTGTCACCACCTCTGGATTCAGTTCATCA GGTGACAAGGATAAGAAAATTGAAGAGCTTACTCAAGAGTTAGAGCATCAGGAGCAATTATGTGAAACTTATCGTGAAAAATTACTCAGTTTTATGAACAACGTTGTGGAGGAAGCAGAAGAACTGGCTtcaaaaattcaagttattGTGGACAGTGTCAGGAAAGTTGAATGGGAAGTGCAAAAGTTTTCCCGCCATGGATAG